The genomic interval GCTCTGGTTCCCGCTGATCACGGAGTGCCGGTTCTTCTGCTGTTCGTGCGTGACGCCCAGCGTGACGTTCGCCTCGCGGAACAGGGCCGCGGCGTCCCGCATGCGCCGGAAGGCCAGCGCGAAATCCGCTGCGGGCACGTAGTCCGGCACCGCCAGCAGCTTCTCCTTCAGGGCCTGCTCGGCGCGCTTCGCTTCAGGCATCACCTGCGCCACGAACGCCTGAAACCTCTCCTGCACCTCGGGACGGTCCGTGTGCAGGTCAGCGTGCGTGGACAGCCGGGCCGCCGCGGCGGCCAGTTCGCTGCTCAGGGTGTTCCACTCGCCCAGCCACGCCGGGACGGTTCCGGCGTTCAGCGGGGCGTCCAGCAGAACCTGGTAGCGGGGCGCGTAGGTCTCCCAGCGGGTGGCAGGGGCCGGGACGGCCAGTTTGGCTTCTACAGCCCTCAGATTGTGCACGGTCATCCCGGCGAGTGTACTGCCGGGGCGCAGCGTTCAATCCCGCGCCTGGGGCGGCCGATCCGGCTTGCCGGGACGGCCTCCACCCCGCGTCATGTCGGGCAGGGCCTTGATCTCCGCTTCGGTCAGGCGGCGCAGCTCGGCGGCAGGGACGTCCGTCAGGAGCCCCTGGTCGGTGGTGACGTCCACCGTGCCGGCCAGGGGATGCAGTTTCGTGACCTTGCCGCACGCGCCGCTGCTCTCGTGGCACACGCGGGCGTTCTTGCGCGGCAGATCCTTGAGCAGATCGAGGTACTGCGTGTGCTCGAACTGAAGGCAGCACAGCAGCCGCCCGCACGGCCCGGAGAGTTTCTCGGGGTTCAGGGGCAGCTGCTGGTCGCGGGCCATACGGATGCTGACGGGCGCAAAGTCCTGCAGGTGCGTGGACGAGCAGTTCTCGCGGCCGCACGCGCCGAGCGTGCCGATCATCTGGGCCTGCTCGCGCGGGCCGACCGCGGCGAAGTTCACGCGGGCCCGGGTGTGGCCGCGCAGTTCGCTGATCAGGCCGGTCAGTTCGATGCGTTCCTCGGCGCTGTAACTCACGGTCACGAGGCTCTCGTCAAGGGTGAACTCGACGGCCACGACCTTCACGGGCAGGTTGCGCTGCCGGGCGCGGGCGCGCAGCAGCCACTTCAGGTCCTCGCCGGTGCGGTGCAGCTCTTCCCAGCGGGCCACGTCGTCAGGCGTGGCGGCGCGCAGCACGGCGCCGTAGCGTTCCTGCGGCTTGGGTGCGGTGGCCTCGCCGCGCACCGTGGCGACCTCCGGGCCGCGTTTGCCCTGCACAACCACCTTCGCGCCGACAGCATGCGCGTCTTCGCTCAGCATAGGATGCAGGCGGGGACTGCGCTCGAACCGGACGGGAAGGACGACCATGCCGAGCAGAATGTCACGCCTGAGCCCGGCCCGTCGAGAGCCGGTGCACAAAGCAGTCCCCGCCACAGACCGGTGTGCGGCGGGGCAGGGGAGGAGCGGATTACAGGATGCGCTGCCCGAGCAGGCTGGCGGCCATGCCCACCATGACCTCGGCCGTCTGGTTGAACGTATCGAGGATCGGGTTGACCTCCACGATGTCCATGCTCGTCACGCGGCCTGACTCGCTCAGCAGTTCCATCAGCAGGTGGCCTTCCCGGTAGGTCAGGCCGCCGGGAACGGGGGTGCCCACGCCGGGGCACACGCTGGGGTCCAGGGCGTCGGCGTCGAAGGACACATGCAGGCGTTCGGTGCCGCTCAGGCGCTCCAGGGTCTCCTCGTGAATGCGGGTGATGCCCAGCTGGTCCACGTCCTTCATGGTGTACGCCTTGATGCCGGCCTCGCGCAGCAGTTCGCGTTCGTGCGGATCCACACTGCGAATGCCGATCATCACGATGTCCTCGGGGCGCATGTGCCACCCGCCGCCCAGACCGGTCAGCTGCGGATCGCCCTGGCCGGTCAGGTGTGCCACGGGCATGCCGTGAATGTTGCCGCTGGGGCTGCTGTGAGGGGTGTTGTAATCGGTGTGGGCGTCCACCCAGATCAGGCCCATGCGTGCGCCGCCCTCGCGGCCGCGCAGGGCGTTGCCGGTGACGGTACCCATGCTCACGCTGTGATCCCCGCCAATGGTGAGGGGAAAAGCGCCGTCGGGCAGGTCTGCGAGGCGGCTGGCGGCCGAGCGGCAGGCGTCCAGGATGGGGTCCAGGAACACCAGGCCGTTCTCGGTGAGCTTGTCGATACTTTCCGGCAGGGCCACGCGCACGTCCCCCAGATCGGTCACGGTGTGCCCCAGTTCACGCAGCGCGCGGGTCAGGTGAGCGTTACGGAGTGCGGACGGGCCCATGTCCACGCCGCGCCGGCCGGCGCCAAGGTCCATAGGAATCCCGAGGATGGAGATGTTCATGCACGACAGCCTAAAGGCTGCGCCGCGCTATGCCTTACGGCTGCAACATTATTTCTGGTTCGTGCGATCAGCGGCGGCAAAGTGAGTATTCATCTGCATATTCATTCTGGGCGGTGAGCCCACAGGCGCAGCTCGCCGTCCTCCTCAGTGAAGGTCCGGCCGATCTCCTGAAATCCTGCTTTCTCCAGGACGCGCGCACTGGCCGGGTTGGTCACCGCCGTCCCAGCGGTGACGACCCTGACCGCACTCTGGGTCTGCACATGCGCTGTGAAAGCCTGTACGGCTTCGGTCGCGTACCCGTGGCCCCACACGGCCGGGTTGAATCCGTACCCGATCTCCTGCTCTCCAGCCGCGTCCGGCGGGCCCTTGACTCCCAGCTGTCCCACGGCTTCGCCCGTGTCACGCGTAACGGCAATAAATGCCCCCGGCACTTCCTCCTGACCCGGCGTCAGTTGCGCCAGCAGGCCGGGGAACATGGGCAGCGGGTCCCCGGGCCACTCCGGTCCGAACCGGACCTCCAGGGGGCCATGTGGGCTGTTCAGGGTCAGGGTGAACGCGTCGCCCTGCAGGCGGCGTGTCATAACGGCGCGGGTCAGCGGCAGCAGCAGTAAACGGGACGTGAAGAGCGCAGGCACCCGCACAGGCTACGCTACGCCGTTAGACACGCCGCTCCCGCTGCGTGGAGCCGGACGGTAGACTCGGCCATCACTGCCGTTGTTCTGCTGTTCCCCTACGCGGGGACACTGCTGCCTGCCTCATGACTGATCCTGCCACCTCCCATCTCAACCGCCCCGCCCCGCTGGGGAAGCGGCTCATGGTGCTGGCAGACTACGTGCATCCCTTCGTGTACCGCGCGCAGTTTCCCCAGGGCGTTCCTGCCGTGGACGCCGTCCTGGCCGCCGGGGATCTCCCCGGGTATTACCTGGAGTTCCTGGCCACCAAACTCACTGTGCCGGTCATCTACGTGCATGGCAACCACGAGAACGAGTTCGTGAACGAGGGAGAAGGCCGCGTCGCGCCGCGCGGCGTGATTCCCGCGCACGGCCGCTTGGTCGAGGAAGCCGGGCTGCGCATTGCCGGCTGGGGCGGCGTGCCCCGCTACCGGCAGGGCGGGCACGGCCAGTACAGCACCTCTCAGGCCCGCTGGGGCCTGCGCCGCATCGGCTGGCAGGGGCGCGCGGGCATAGACGTGCTGCTCACGCACGCGCCGCCCGCCGGACCGCACAGCGGCAGTGACTACGCGCACCGGGGCTGTCCGGAACTCACGGCTTTCATCACCCGCTGTCGTCCCCGGCTGGCGGTGCACGGTCACATTCACGAGTACGAGGGCCGGAAACTGGAATACACCGACCCGGCCAGCGGCGCGCGCGTCGTGAACGCGTACGGCTACCATCTGCTGGATTTGTAGGCGGGCTCTGCGCTGGTCACCCTCACAGTCAGGCGGAGAGGCCGCTTTCCTTCCATAAAGGCTGCTGCGCTATTTCGCTTAAGGCGACCTGTAGGACTGGCACATGCGCCACACCGTGCAGCCGTGGATACTCTCTCTCGGCCTGGTGAGGCTGCCCCACGGGGCAGAGGCCAAGAGGGAGACGCCCACCTCTTCACCAACGGGCGCGCGAGCGGGCCACAGGCTCCGTGAAGGTGCAGGTCCTTCAGTCCGCCACCACCATCAACTGCCGAAACCGGTCCGGGTCCCACCCCTGGACCGGCCCGTTCGTGTGGTCCACCCTGCGGGCGCGGCGCTGCGAGCGGCGGGCAGGTAGCATCAGGCATGTTCACGACCGCGCCCCACTGCAATGCTGACCGCCTGCGAGAATTTCATGACGCCATCGGCGAGAGCCCCCGGCGGCGGCCCACGGTGCCGGACGAAGCGCTGCTGGCACTGCGCCGCACGCTGATTCAGGAGGAAGCCGCTGAGGTGGAGGCCGAGTTCCAATCTCTCGCTGCGCGTCTGGCGGCAGGGGAAACGCTCCAGGCAACGGAACTGGCCCCGCTGGCGCATGAACTCGCGGACCTGCTGTACGTGACGTACGGCGCACTGGACCGCCTGGGTATCGATGCGGACGCCGTGTTCGCGGAGGTGCACCGCGCGAACCTCAGTAAGGCGTCCGGGCCGCGCCGCGCTGACGGGAAGATCCTGAAGCCCGTGGGATGGCAGCCGGCGAACGTGCGCGCCGTGCTGGAGGCGCAGCTGAAGGCAGACCAGTAACAGGCGCGGCCTCACATCTCCTGTGAGGCCGCGCCTGTCA from Deinococcus taeanensis carries:
- a CDS encoding PSP1 domain-containing protein; translated protein: MVVLPVRFERSPRLHPMLSEDAHAVGAKVVVQGKRGPEVATVRGEATAPKPQERYGAVLRAATPDDVARWEELHRTGEDLKWLLRARARQRNLPVKVVAVEFTLDESLVTVSYSAEERIELTGLISELRGHTRARVNFAAVGPREQAQMIGTLGACGRENCSSTHLQDFAPVSIRMARDQQLPLNPEKLSGPCGRLLCCLQFEHTQYLDLLKDLPRKNARVCHESSGACGKVTKLHPLAGTVDVTTDQGLLTDVPAAELRRLTEAEIKALPDMTRGGGRPGKPDRPPQARD
- a CDS encoding metallophosphoesterase family protein; translation: MTDPATSHLNRPAPLGKRLMVLADYVHPFVYRAQFPQGVPAVDAVLAAGDLPGYYLEFLATKLTVPVIYVHGNHENEFVNEGEGRVAPRGVIPAHGRLVEEAGLRIAGWGGVPRYRQGGHGQYSTSQARWGLRRIGWQGRAGIDVLLTHAPPAGPHSGSDYAHRGCPELTAFITRCRPRLAVHGHIHEYEGRKLEYTDPASGARVVNAYGYHLLDL
- the rocF gene encoding arginase; this translates as MNISILGIPMDLGAGRRGVDMGPSALRNAHLTRALRELGHTVTDLGDVRVALPESIDKLTENGLVFLDPILDACRSAASRLADLPDGAFPLTIGGDHSVSMGTVTGNALRGREGGARMGLIWVDAHTDYNTPHSSPSGNIHGMPVAHLTGQGDPQLTGLGGGWHMRPEDIVMIGIRSVDPHERELLREAGIKAYTMKDVDQLGITRIHEETLERLSGTERLHVSFDADALDPSVCPGVGTPVPGGLTYREGHLLMELLSESGRVTSMDIVEVNPILDTFNQTAEVMVGMAASLLGQRIL
- a CDS encoding GNAT family N-acetyltransferase; the encoded protein is MPALFTSRLLLLPLTRAVMTRRLQGDAFTLTLNSPHGPLEVRFGPEWPGDPLPMFPGLLAQLTPGQEEVPGAFIAVTRDTGEAVGQLGVKGPPDAAGEQEIGYGFNPAVWGHGYATEAVQAFTAHVQTQSAVRVVTAGTAVTNPASARVLEKAGFQEIGRTFTEEDGELRLWAHRPE